A window from Temnothorax longispinosus isolate EJ_2023e chromosome 1, Tlon_JGU_v1, whole genome shotgun sequence encodes these proteins:
- the LOC139818943 gene encoding odorant receptor 4-like, protein MTITSTISPAVIICLRFFGLWPGVSYSIIKWLSFVLIMLVIQYFQYLYIFDHLEINELSNLVDGSVLTLYYSLTIFKLTNLWIHRRVLHKILADMDNDWRECVNVDQHLHIMTIKANVSYIFSNGLLSLCMIATALFAFGDYVIRFIFVTEHYNDTVWQFPIKIQFPVEYTQSPMVEFLVIAVSLYVILHVCTISILNGFMFNLVLHLSGQVDIICQEFENISKNILLHKFSIPSFGMLIEKHNKVILFSENIEQLFSFIGLMQIVWITLVICSLGFVLIISIHNETGVFALVKTMIAYFTVVMEVFMICFSGEYLSSKGKSIAKATYEMPWYDMPSNQSKILIFIMMRSQKRLAITAGKMMDMSFETFTSIMKASVSYVSVLYAMY, encoded by the exons ATGACTATCACAAGTACTATTAGTCCAGCCGTGATAATTTGTCTTCGATTCTTCGGCCTTTGGCCGGGTGTATCATATTCCATTATTAAATGGCTAAGTTTTGTGTTGATCATGCTGGTTATACAGtactttcaatatttgtacatatttgaTCACCTGGAGATCAACGAGTTGTCAAATCTTGTTGACGGTTCGGTTCTGACTTTATATTACAGtttgacaatttttaaattgactaATCTGTGGATACATCGTCg AGTCCTTCATAAAATTTTGGCGGATATGGATAATGATTGGCGCGAGTGCGTCAATGTCGATCAGCATTTGCATATAATGACGATCAAAGCTAATGTATCATATATCTTCTCTAACGGTTTATTGAGCTTGTGTATGATCGCGACAGCACTATTTGCTTTCGGCGACTACGTAATTCGTTTCATATTTGTAACTGAGCATTACAATGATACTGTATGGCAGTTtcctataaaaatacaatttccaGTTGAATACACACAATCGCCGATGGTTGAATTTCTCGTTATAGCAGTATCTTTATATGTGATATTACATGTTTGCACGATTAGTATTCTAAATggatttatgtttaatttg GTGCTCCATCTAAGCGGACAAGTTGATATAATATGTCAAGAGttcgaaaatatttccaagaatattcttcttcataaattttctataCCTTCATTTGGAATGCTGATTGAGAAGCATAATAAAGTCattttattttccgaaaacatTGAAcaactattttcttttatcggATTAATGCAGATTGTTTGGATTACCTTAGTTATTTGCAGTCTTGGATTTGTCTTGATAATT TCTATTCACAATGAAACTGGTGTTTTCGCATTAGTGAAAACCATGATTGCTTACTTTACCGTAGTAATGGAAGTCTTTATGATTTGCTTTTCCGGAGAATATCTTAGCTCCAAA GGCAAATCCATTGCCAAGGCAACATACGAGATGCCATGGTATGATATGCCGTCAAATcagagtaaaattttaatattcataatgaTGAGATCGCAAAAACGACTAGCAATCACGGCGGGGAAAATGATGGATATGTCatttgaaacttttacaagt ATTATGAAAGCGTCAGTATCATATGTATCGGTTTTGTATGCTATGTATTGA